One genomic window of Polyangium aurulentum includes the following:
- a CDS encoding vitamin K epoxide reductase family protein: MRILPVLLLRLSLLVALTASAALVVEYRNAGDPAFCGVQSGCFAVRVSPYSDFFGAIGLPDLAQTFGPLPLPSVGLAVYAILLGLTLLARNRVHHVVIAGMAALGGLFAVRLLLLQKYQIQAFCPWCVAVDSASIVAAIAAVWVAAKAWFKGDASVALPQSGRVMGAWSAAALSAVLAPVVWGHYPVQPELSPAVQAVHAPGKVTIVTFTDFECPFCRKLHPALHDVVERHQGKVQLVRRMNPLGGHRGAEPAALAYLCTPEALREAVADKLYTAESEQLTSEGTVALAASAGADKDALAQCVKAPETRAKLEADRKLFEELGGRGLPFTFVGRRVVLGFRPDKLNEAVASELAGSGLSLPLWAMFALLGAIFLGAAAVTLNTVRQEKDAAEQSPPAG; the protein is encoded by the coding sequence CTCCTGCTCCGTCTGTCGCTGCTCGTCGCGCTCACGGCCTCGGCCGCGCTCGTCGTCGAGTACAGGAACGCCGGTGACCCCGCGTTCTGCGGCGTGCAGTCGGGCTGCTTCGCCGTGCGCGTCTCGCCCTACTCCGACTTCTTCGGCGCCATCGGCCTGCCCGACCTTGCACAGACCTTCGGCCCTCTGCCCCTCCCCAGCGTCGGCCTGGCCGTCTACGCCATCCTGCTCGGCTTGACGCTGCTCGCCCGCAACCGCGTGCACCACGTGGTCATCGCCGGCATGGCTGCGCTCGGCGGCCTCTTCGCCGTCCGCCTGCTCCTCTTGCAGAAGTACCAGATCCAGGCCTTCTGCCCGTGGTGCGTGGCCGTCGACAGCGCCTCGATCGTGGCTGCGATCGCGGCCGTGTGGGTCGCAGCGAAGGCGTGGTTCAAGGGGGATGCGAGCGTCGCTTTGCCGCAGAGCGGACGCGTGATGGGCGCGTGGTCGGCCGCGGCGCTCTCCGCCGTGCTCGCGCCCGTCGTGTGGGGACACTACCCGGTGCAGCCCGAGCTCTCGCCGGCCGTGCAGGCCGTGCATGCGCCGGGCAAGGTCACGATCGTCACCTTCACCGACTTCGAGTGCCCCTTCTGCCGCAAGCTCCACCCCGCGCTGCACGACGTCGTCGAGCGCCATCAGGGCAAGGTCCAGCTCGTCCGACGCATGAACCCACTCGGGGGACACAGGGGCGCAGAGCCCGCCGCGCTCGCCTACCTCTGCACGCCCGAGGCGCTGCGCGAAGCCGTGGCGGACAAGCTCTACACCGCCGAGTCCGAGCAGCTCACGTCCGAGGGCACGGTCGCCCTCGCCGCCTCTGCGGGCGCCGACAAGGACGCCCTCGCGCAGTGCGTGAAGGCCCCCGAGACCCGCGCCAAGCTCGAGGCCGACAGGAAGCTCTTCGAGGAGCTGGGCGGCCGAGGTCTGCCGTTCACGTTCGTGGGTCGCAGGGTCGTGCTCGGCTTCCGGCCCGACAAGCTCAACGAGGCGGTGGCGTCCGAGCTCGCGGGCAGCGGCCTGTCCCTGCCGCTCTGGGCGATGTTCGCGCTCCTCGGCGCGATCTTCCTCGGCGCCGCAGCGGTGACACTGAACACGGTGAGGCAGGAAAAAGACGCAGCCGAGCAGTCGCCGCCGGCTGGTTGA
- a CDS encoding NAD(P)-binding protein produces MTDAPTKKQKIAILGGGMAALTAAFELTNRPGWKDRYELTVYQQGHRLGGKGASGRNQKNHDRIEEHGLHIWLGFYENAFRVIKDVYAELGRNPTMPNATFRDAFKPHDYIVLEEQVDDGWRHWEMPFPRNDAEPGSGGVLPTGWDFLVMLLRWMSDFFEASPLSDKRFGTTHVVRTALDTLLGGPPSIEAVPSTVGGQTLLDHALSPFESLQRSIASILGLGGLAADGPESIAPTSAKAFLPVAHELAKATPPEARTPRSNQGQSILKFIDHFARWLWDEVKSKITEDDESRRLFIALDYGAANVRGMIQDGIVFPPYDFRSIDRWDYKDWLRRHGASEITIGSAPVRALYDLVFSANDGMAAGVALYGALRGLFTYKGAVMWKMQGGMGDVIFAPLYTVLRRRGVKFEFFHRVRALSLSEDKQRVAAIEIGRQVTLRNGREYKPLFDVKGLPSWPSDPLYEQIVEAPELQSRKVDLEAHWTDWEDKERIRLELGRDFDLVVFGISIAAMPHLCKELLDHSPPLADMVATTKTKATQALQLWLSPTAQQLGWKGPPPIVGCYEKPFDTWADMSFLIDKESWKPPHVPGHIAYFCNLLDDEGEPAGETDTSFAAKQHARAAQNAVHWLTHSVRYLWPDATTKNDPEELNWDWLVDPEDRIGRERLESQFIRANVNPSDRYVLSVPGSTRYRLRAHQSGYPNFFLAGDWLLTSINGGCIEAAVMGGMQASRAISGYPRVIVGDLPPEVDEGMRPALPPPPANVPERPRPSLPPAPAPVSLPALPEYVARGGDVVLRPPFEQLGTRLYAFFFRARKEALMSLCDRHLNNPARGAVTYRPFAPFVALVCANIEQIRSLDPRDARKGWLSEQDVGFWIPVMGGQMDGDRFISTHAAWFLPYIFVDTPAAVVTGREIYGFPKQQAAIHIPRDVRDFDGISVDAAVLARYAPDERAAERRILDVRRLDTPPGSPLGRVWRSIERAGQDLRASLELLLFDVDPAPGVTLPGRALLKDVLHESLRERVRMVFLKQFRDAGLGNRACYQSVVEAVSTVRTMRDGGPLAGHFAIDLRSYASHPIAEDLGLEGRDMGDRSTLHSVFAAWADFDFDVDGGTEVWRAR; encoded by the coding sequence ATGACCGACGCTCCGACCAAGAAGCAGAAAATCGCCATCCTGGGCGGCGGCATGGCCGCCTTGACGGCCGCGTTCGAGCTCACCAACCGGCCCGGCTGGAAAGACCGCTATGAATTGACCGTCTACCAGCAGGGGCATCGCCTCGGCGGCAAGGGCGCGAGCGGCAGAAACCAGAAGAACCACGACCGCATCGAGGAGCACGGCCTCCACATCTGGCTCGGGTTTTACGAGAACGCGTTCCGGGTCATCAAGGACGTGTACGCCGAGCTCGGCCGTAATCCCACCATGCCAAACGCCACCTTCCGCGACGCCTTCAAGCCGCACGATTACATCGTGCTCGAGGAGCAGGTCGACGACGGCTGGCGCCACTGGGAGATGCCCTTCCCGCGCAACGACGCCGAGCCCGGCTCCGGCGGCGTCCTGCCCACCGGCTGGGACTTTCTCGTCATGCTCCTGCGCTGGATGTCCGACTTCTTCGAGGCCTCTCCGCTGTCCGACAAACGGTTCGGCACGACGCACGTCGTCCGCACGGCGCTCGATACCCTCCTCGGCGGCCCGCCCTCGATCGAGGCGGTGCCCTCCACGGTCGGGGGCCAGACGCTGCTCGATCATGCGCTCTCGCCGTTCGAGTCGCTACAGCGCTCGATCGCAAGCATCCTCGGCCTCGGGGGGCTCGCCGCGGACGGGCCGGAGAGCATCGCGCCGACCTCGGCCAAGGCCTTTTTGCCCGTCGCGCACGAGCTCGCCAAGGCCACGCCCCCCGAGGCGCGCACGCCGCGATCGAACCAGGGGCAGAGCATCCTCAAGTTCATCGACCACTTCGCGCGCTGGCTGTGGGACGAGGTGAAATCGAAGATCACCGAGGACGACGAGTCGCGCCGCCTCTTCATCGCGCTCGATTACGGCGCGGCCAACGTGCGCGGGATGATCCAGGACGGCATCGTGTTCCCGCCATACGATTTTCGCTCCATCGATCGCTGGGATTACAAGGACTGGCTGCGCCGCCACGGCGCCTCCGAGATCACGATCGGGTCGGCCCCCGTGCGCGCGCTCTACGACCTCGTCTTCTCGGCGAACGACGGCATGGCCGCGGGCGTCGCGCTCTACGGCGCGCTGCGCGGGCTCTTCACGTACAAGGGCGCCGTCATGTGGAAGATGCAGGGCGGCATGGGCGACGTGATCTTCGCGCCCCTCTACACCGTCCTGCGGCGCCGCGGCGTCAAATTCGAGTTCTTCCACCGCGTCCGCGCGCTGTCGCTCTCCGAGGACAAACAACGCGTCGCCGCGATCGAGATCGGCCGTCAGGTCACGCTGAGGAACGGGCGCGAGTACAAGCCCCTCTTCGACGTGAAGGGCCTGCCCTCCTGGCCGAGCGATCCGCTCTACGAGCAGATCGTCGAGGCCCCGGAGCTGCAATCGCGCAAGGTCGATCTCGAGGCCCACTGGACCGACTGGGAGGACAAGGAGCGCATCCGGCTCGAGCTCGGGCGCGATTTCGATCTCGTCGTCTTCGGCATCTCGATCGCGGCCATGCCCCACCTCTGCAAGGAGCTGCTCGATCATTCGCCGCCGCTCGCGGACATGGTCGCCACCACGAAGACCAAGGCGACGCAGGCGCTGCAGCTCTGGCTGTCGCCCACCGCGCAGCAGCTCGGCTGGAAGGGGCCCCCGCCCATCGTGGGCTGCTACGAAAAACCCTTCGACACCTGGGCCGACATGAGCTTCCTCATCGACAAGGAGAGCTGGAAGCCGCCCCATGTGCCCGGGCACATCGCCTATTTCTGCAACCTCCTCGACGACGAGGGCGAGCCCGCGGGCGAGACGGACACGAGCTTCGCGGCCAAGCAGCACGCGCGCGCGGCGCAGAACGCCGTCCACTGGCTGACCCATTCGGTGCGCTATCTCTGGCCCGACGCCACCACGAAGAACGATCCCGAGGAGCTGAACTGGGACTGGCTCGTCGACCCCGAGGACAGGATCGGCCGCGAGCGGCTCGAAAGCCAGTTCATCCGCGCCAACGTCAATCCCTCCGACCGCTACGTGCTGAGCGTCCCCGGCAGCACGCGCTACAGGCTCCGCGCCCATCAATCGGGCTACCCGAACTTCTTCCTCGCCGGCGACTGGCTGCTCACCAGCATCAACGGCGGCTGCATCGAGGCCGCGGTCATGGGCGGCATGCAGGCCTCCCGCGCCATTTCGGGATACCCGAGGGTCATCGTCGGCGACCTGCCCCCCGAGGTCGACGAGGGAATGCGCCCCGCCCTGCCGCCCCCGCCCGCCAACGTCCCCGAGCGGCCGCGCCCGAGCCTGCCTCCCGCGCCCGCGCCCGTCTCCCTGCCCGCGCTCCCCGAATACGTCGCGCGCGGCGGCGACGTGGTCCTGCGGCCTCCCTTCGAGCAGCTCGGCACCCGGCTCTACGCATTCTTCTTCCGCGCTCGCAAGGAGGCCCTCATGTCCCTCTGCGACCGCCACCTCAACAACCCCGCCCGCGGCGCCGTCACCTACCGCCCCTTCGCGCCCTTCGTCGCGCTCGTCTGCGCCAATATCGAGCAAATCCGCTCGCTCGACCCGCGCGACGCCCGCAAAGGCTGGCTCTCCGAGCAGGACGTCGGATTCTGGATCCCCGTCATGGGCGGGCAAATGGACGGGGATAGGTTCATCTCGACACACGCCGCCTGGTTCTTGCCGTACATCTTCGTCGACACGCCCGCCGCGGTCGTCACGGGCCGCGAGATCTACGGCTTCCCCAAGCAGCAGGCCGCGATCCACATTCCCCGCGACGTGCGCGATTTCGATGGCATCTCGGTCGACGCCGCCGTCCTCGCCCGCTACGCCCCCGACGAGCGCGCGGCCGAGCGCCGCATCCTCGACGTCCGCCGCCTCGATACGCCCCCCGGCAGCCCCCTCGGGCGCGTGTGGCGCTCGATCGAGCGCGCGGGGCAAGACCTGCGCGCCTCGCTCGAGCTTTTGCTCTTCGACGTCGACCCCGCCCCCGGCGTCACCCTCCCCGGCCGCGCGCTCCTGAAGGACGTCCTCCACGAGTCGCTCCGCGAGCGCGTGCGCATGGTCTTCCTCAAGCAGTTCCGCGACGCCGGACTCGGCAACCGCGCCTGCTACCAGTCGGTCGTCGAGGCGGTCTCCACCGTGCGCACCATGCGCGACGGAGGCCCGCTCGCCGGCCACTTCGCGATCGACCTGCGCTCGTACGCGAGCCACCCGATCGCCGAGGACCTCGGCCTCGAGGGCCGCGACATGGGCGATCGTTCCACCTTGCACTCGGTCTTCGCGGCCTGGGCCGACTTCGATTTCGACGTCGACGGCGGAACCGAGGTTTGGCGGGCGCGCTGA
- a CDS encoding flavin monoamine oxidase family protein, with the protein MDLGSMARARVAVVGAGLSGLMAARRLTAAGVSVVVLEARERVGGRTLTHTTARGERVDLGAQWIGPTQDRVAKLAGDLGLRTFDQHHAGKKVLSLGGTVTTYKSSIPSLSLIGAVDLGITIQRIESLVKEVPADDPLKARKAAEWDGMTVETWQRRNIQTRGARALLDTAVRAVFAAEPSELSLLFFLYYLRQGGGLMRLTEIQNGAQQTRLVEGFQEISKRLAAELGERVVLGAPVRTIRQEEGGCVVVSQRGEVRCERVIVAIPPALSGRIEYEPELPAARDQLTQRMPMGSVIKCVAFYDAPFWRTAGYSGEALGDSGAVKLVFDDSPEDGAHGALVGFIMGKDARALTGKPEARRKAAIDSFVKYFGPSAASPVDYIDQDWPAERWSRGCYAGIMGPGVLSAYSSALRDPVGRVHWAGTETARVWVGYMEGALEAGERAAGEVLAALGQRSALNPPSGAEQ; encoded by the coding sequence ATGGATCTCGGATCGATGGCGAGGGCCCGCGTGGCGGTCGTGGGCGCAGGCCTGAGCGGGCTCATGGCCGCGCGCAGGCTGACGGCGGCGGGCGTGTCCGTGGTGGTGCTCGAGGCGCGAGAGCGCGTCGGCGGGCGCACGCTGACCCACACGACGGCGCGCGGCGAGCGGGTGGACCTCGGCGCGCAATGGATCGGGCCCACGCAGGACCGGGTTGCCAAGCTCGCGGGCGACCTCGGGCTGCGCACGTTCGACCAGCACCACGCGGGCAAGAAGGTGCTGTCGCTCGGCGGGACGGTGACCACGTACAAAAGCTCGATCCCGAGCCTGTCGCTGATCGGCGCGGTGGACCTCGGCATCACGATCCAGCGCATCGAGTCGCTCGTGAAGGAGGTGCCCGCAGACGACCCGCTGAAGGCGCGCAAGGCGGCCGAGTGGGACGGGATGACGGTGGAGACGTGGCAGCGGCGGAACATCCAGACGCGCGGGGCGCGGGCGCTGCTCGACACGGCCGTGCGGGCGGTCTTCGCGGCCGAGCCGTCGGAGCTTTCGCTCCTGTTTTTCTTGTATTACCTGCGGCAGGGCGGGGGGCTCATGCGGCTGACGGAGATCCAGAATGGCGCCCAGCAGACGCGGCTCGTGGAGGGCTTTCAGGAGATCTCGAAGAGGCTCGCGGCGGAGCTGGGGGAACGGGTGGTGCTCGGGGCGCCGGTGCGGACGATCCGCCAGGAAGAGGGCGGCTGCGTGGTGGTCTCCCAGCGGGGCGAGGTGCGTTGCGAGCGGGTGATCGTCGCCATTCCGCCGGCGCTCTCGGGGCGAATCGAGTACGAGCCCGAGCTTCCGGCTGCGCGAGATCAGCTCACGCAGCGGATGCCGATGGGCAGCGTGATCAAGTGCGTCGCGTTCTACGACGCGCCTTTCTGGCGCACGGCGGGGTATTCGGGCGAGGCGCTCGGCGACAGCGGGGCGGTGAAGCTCGTGTTCGACGACTCGCCCGAGGACGGAGCGCACGGGGCGCTGGTCGGATTCATCATGGGCAAGGACGCGCGCGCCCTCACGGGCAAGCCCGAGGCGCGGCGGAAGGCGGCGATCGATTCGTTCGTGAAATACTTCGGGCCGTCCGCGGCGAGCCCCGTCGATTACATCGATCAGGACTGGCCCGCCGAGCGGTGGTCGCGCGGCTGCTATGCGGGGATCATGGGCCCGGGGGTGCTCAGCGCGTATTCGTCCGCGCTGCGCGATCCGGTGGGGCGCGTGCACTGGGCCGGGACGGAGACGGCGCGGGTGTGGGTGGGCTACATGGAAGGCGCGCTCGAGGCCGGCGAGCGGGCCGCGGGCGAGGTGCTCGCGGCGCTCGGTCAGCGTTCGGCCTTGAACCCGCCGTCAGGGGCTGAGCAATAA
- a CDS encoding sensor histidine kinase encodes MRLLGRTERRVILAVLITAVIPLVAAILMARAMIARVSATAFQPEFGAHLDRSLEVYADLARTIKQGMRHEAEAIALSPQLAKAARSADTSALTAELDRAFGAHPSLVALAVESEDGATLGKRERERPVDPAAERTLTVRKSLGDTEDEGPALVATFATSNARFSEMEAAQTFAQAYHQLERHHREEYVDLAYTKAFALLFGLTILAAVGAGLVVGRPVARRIGKLAAAMRPVAAGDLSVRVEEEGEDEAADLGRAFNHMLAELERSRARVEFLRRMSEWQKMARRLAHEIKNPLTPIQLAVQECHRRYSGDDAAYRRILETTNEVVMEEVGTLRRLVGEFSSFARLPRAELAEEDLAAFLREQKDHFAASAEGGSSDDVEALLSRVDLAFEVPADPMPAAIDREMLHRMLTNVVQNAAQALRDARPGASGGKLGRVAVTAQRDGAGFYVITVDDDGPGITPSLREVLFDPYVTTKRDGTGLGLTIVKKIVVDHGGTIEAKVSPLGGARFEIRLPRAGTPEARAAIERAARTEADEAPSSRRGASSPM; translated from the coding sequence ATGCGTTTGTTGGGCCGCACCGAGCGGCGCGTCATCCTCGCGGTGCTGATCACGGCGGTGATCCCGCTCGTCGCGGCGATCCTCATGGCGCGCGCCATGATCGCCCGCGTCAGCGCCACGGCGTTTCAACCCGAGTTCGGCGCGCACCTCGATCGATCGCTCGAGGTGTACGCCGACCTCGCGCGCACCATCAAGCAGGGCATGCGGCACGAGGCCGAGGCCATCGCCCTGTCGCCGCAGCTCGCGAAAGCCGCGCGCTCGGCCGACACGAGCGCGCTCACGGCCGAGCTCGATCGGGCCTTCGGCGCGCACCCCTCGCTCGTCGCGCTCGCGGTCGAATCCGAGGACGGCGCGACGCTCGGCAAGCGCGAGCGCGAGCGGCCCGTCGATCCCGCGGCCGAGCGCACGCTCACCGTGCGCAAATCGCTCGGCGACACCGAAGACGAGGGGCCGGCGCTCGTCGCCACGTTCGCGACCTCGAATGCGCGCTTCTCCGAGATGGAGGCCGCCCAGACGTTCGCGCAGGCCTATCACCAGCTCGAGCGGCATCACCGCGAGGAGTACGTCGATCTCGCGTACACCAAGGCGTTCGCGCTGCTCTTCGGGCTCACGATCCTGGCGGCCGTGGGCGCGGGGCTCGTGGTGGGCAGGCCCGTCGCGCGGCGAATCGGCAAGCTCGCGGCGGCGATGCGCCCGGTGGCCGCGGGCGACCTGAGCGTGCGCGTCGAGGAGGAGGGCGAGGACGAGGCGGCCGATCTCGGTCGGGCCTTCAATCACATGCTCGCCGAGCTCGAGCGCAGCCGCGCGCGGGTCGAGTTCCTCCGGCGCATGAGCGAATGGCAAAAGATGGCGCGCAGGCTCGCGCACGAGATCAAAAACCCCCTCACGCCGATCCAGCTCGCTGTGCAGGAATGCCACCGCCGTTATTCGGGCGACGACGCCGCTTATCGGCGCATCCTGGAGACCACGAACGAGGTCGTCATGGAGGAGGTCGGCACGCTCCGGCGGCTCGTGGGCGAGTTCTCGAGCTTCGCGCGGCTGCCGCGGGCCGAGCTCGCGGAGGAGGATCTCGCGGCATTCTTGCGCGAGCAAAAGGACCATTTCGCTGCCAGCGCCGAGGGTGGCTCGTCCGACGACGTCGAGGCGCTCCTGTCGCGCGTCGATCTCGCCTTCGAGGTCCCGGCGGATCCGATGCCCGCGGCGATCGATCGGGAGATGCTGCACCGCATGCTCACCAATGTCGTGCAGAATGCGGCCCAGGCGCTGCGAGACGCGCGGCCGGGGGCTTCGGGCGGCAAGCTCGGGCGCGTGGCCGTGACGGCGCAGAGGGACGGGGCCGGGTTTTACGTGATCACCGTCGACGACGACGGGCCGGGAATCACGCCGTCTTTGCGCGAGGTGCTCTTCGATCCTTATGTGACCACCAAGCGCGACGGGACGGGGCTCGGATTGACGATCGTGAAGAAGATCGTCGTGGATCACGGCGGCACGATCGAGGCGAAGGTGTCGCCGCTCGGCGGGGCGCGCTTCGAGATCCGGCTGCCGCGCGCGGGGACGCCCGAGGCGCGGGCGGCGATCGAGCGGGCGGCACGGACCGAGGCGGACGAGGCGCCGTCGTCGCGACGGGGCGCGTCATCGCCAATGTGA
- the add gene encoding adenosine deaminase has product MEIETTEGTAHKLPLEFFQQLPKADLHVHLDGSLRLDTIIDLAKKHDIELPSYDPAELRRAMRLGQNTGSLVEYLKAFDVTLRVLQTEDALFRCAYELAEDAARENVRYMEVRYSPMLHTRQGLKLTSVVEAVLAGLRAAHDSLGIESTVILCGIRNISPHSSLEMAELAVAYKGRGVVGFDLAGAEYDHPAKHHKAAFQLVRDNNINCTIHAGEAYGPESIAQAIHVCGAHRIGHGCRLRENGDLLHYVADHRIPLEACPSSNVQTGAVRDLASHPLKLYFDLGLRVTVNTDNRLVTDTTVSHELWLCHTKMGMSLEDIKSIIVAGFKSAFLPFPIKQSYLRRVTEELERFSADGRIHPPRKPETARQSQEVWTQRAALPSFDPKGPASELSPVQAAVERALEDSTN; this is encoded by the coding sequence ATGGAGATCGAGACGACCGAGGGTACTGCGCACAAGCTACCGCTCGAGTTTTTCCAGCAGCTTCCCAAGGCTGATCTGCACGTCCACCTCGACGGCTCGCTGCGGCTCGACACGATCATCGATCTGGCGAAGAAGCACGACATCGAGCTGCCGTCGTACGACCCCGCCGAGCTGCGCCGCGCGATGCGGCTCGGCCAGAACACCGGGTCGCTCGTCGAGTACCTCAAGGCCTTCGACGTCACGCTGCGGGTCCTGCAGACCGAGGACGCGCTCTTCCGCTGCGCCTACGAGCTCGCCGAGGACGCTGCGCGGGAGAACGTGCGTTACATGGAGGTCCGCTACTCGCCGATGCTGCACACGCGGCAGGGGCTCAAGCTGACGAGCGTGGTCGAGGCCGTGCTCGCGGGCCTGCGCGCCGCGCACGACTCGCTCGGCATCGAGAGCACCGTGATCCTCTGCGGCATCCGCAACATCTCGCCGCACTCGTCGCTCGAGATGGCCGAGCTCGCCGTCGCGTACAAGGGCCGCGGCGTCGTGGGCTTCGACCTCGCGGGCGCCGAGTACGATCACCCGGCCAAGCACCACAAGGCCGCCTTCCAGCTCGTCCGCGACAACAACATCAACTGCACGATCCACGCGGGCGAGGCCTACGGGCCCGAGTCGATCGCGCAGGCGATCCACGTCTGCGGCGCGCACCGCATCGGCCACGGCTGCCGGCTGCGCGAGAACGGCGACCTGCTGCACTACGTCGCCGACCACCGCATCCCCCTCGAGGCCTGCCCGTCGTCGAACGTGCAGACGGGCGCGGTGCGCGATCTCGCGTCGCACCCGCTCAAGCTCTACTTCGACCTCGGGCTGCGCGTCACCGTGAACACGGACAACCGGCTGGTCACGGACACGACGGTGTCGCACGAGCTGTGGCTCTGCCACACGAAGATGGGGATGTCGCTCGAGGACATCAAATCGATCATCGTGGCGGGCTTCAAGAGCGCGTTCCTGCCGTTCCCGATCAAGCAGTCGTACCTGCGCCGCGTGACCGAGGAGCTCGAGCGCTTCTCGGCCGACGGCCGCATCCACCCGCCCCGCAAGCCCGAGACGGCGCGTCAGAGCCAGGAAGTCTGGACCCAGCGCGCCGCCCTGCCGAGCTTCGACCCCAAGGGCCCGGCCTCGGAGCTGTCGCCCGTGCAGGCGGCGGTCGAGCGCGCGCTCGAAGACAGCACCAACTAG